From Babylonia areolata isolate BAREFJ2019XMU chromosome 14, ASM4173473v1, whole genome shotgun sequence:
taggcggacgcgttacctccaggccatcactccacacgtctGTTATATCAGTAACATCTGACTCCACGGGGTTACTGAAATAAatacgtcttgtcttgtcaggtCTTGTCTTGACAGCGTGTTTGCTGTGTGTTCTGATAGCGTTGTATGTGTTTTGATAGCCATGTctgctgtttatgtgtgttgtcCGATCGAATTACATAATTATCAGGAATCTGTTTAGAGCACTGTGTTCAAATGGGTATAAATGTCTGGGTCgaacgcgcttgtgtgtgtgtgtgtgtgtgtgtgtgtgtgtgtgtgtgtgtgtgtgtgtgtagatagtgtgaataataaatccaagaccagatgtcttcgttttccatttataaagaaaagaaaaataaaaagaacgaaaaaaaaagaagaaaaaaaaagaagaaaaacaaaacgaaagaaaaaaaaagaagaaaaaaagaaaagaaaaagaagatggatagatagatagatagatagacagacagacagacagacatatagatcgCTCCATGTTTAGGTACACATTATCGTtccaccttcttcctcttcttctgccccgtgctatactgctgctgttgctgcttatcatcatcatcatcatcatcatcatcttcttcttcttcttcttcttcttcttcttcttcttcttcttcttcttcatcatcatcatcatcatcatcatcatcttcttcttcttcttctacttcatcttcttctgcttcttcgttttCAGCAACACAGCAGGTCGCGGCATTCAGAGCGGATCTGGGTCACGCAGATGTGGCCGCCAATGCCCCAATCCGCTTCGCGACCACGTTCGTTGCCGGACAAGGAGACTATAACCCACACACGGGCATCTACACCGTCTTCATCCCCGGGGTGTACCTTTTCGGGGTGCAACTGTTCCCGCAGACATCGTTCGACTACCACCTCGACCTGTACGTCAGCGGTGGACTGAAGATCCGTTCCCGCTGCAACAGCAACGTTGCTCATCATACCTCCTGCTCCACCTCGTCCGTCCTTCGCGTGCAGAAGGGAGACACGGTGTGGGTGCAGACATGGCATGGGGCAAAGTACTGGCTGGGCGCTCACACCTTTTTCTACGGCGCTCTCCTGTCTCCCAGCGATccgtgaatagaatagaatagaatagaatagaatagaatagaatagaatagaatatgtctttattaccaagtgtaccggggtcacaaggaatatttgggatGGGgcgtcgggaggggggggagggggttagtacataacaagatacgaacataaatcgaaaattatacacaaagacagatacagtagaaattacgatacatacaagtgcatatcaatataaaagaacttgtgcatactcacacatacacgtactgcgcgcgcgcgcacacacacacacacacacacatgcacgcaaacacacacacataaactctctctctctctctctctctctcacacacacacacacatacacacgcgtttgaacagaagctgcatattacaggactagatcttcaggtagatggttgttggttgcacagttccatttatcacactggatttgttcgagagacagggcattgactgctttggagaaaaagctattggcgaagcgattggttttcgtccatATACTTCCGttccagaggggagcatctcgaaaatcccaaaagctggatgtgattcgtcctggctgattgattttgcttttttgagtagctgcttataaTGGAGgaaggggcagaatggttaagacgctcagctgccaatacagagagtccgtgagggtgtgggttcgaatcccgctctcgccctttctcctaagtttgactggaaaatcaaactgagcgtctagtctttcggatgagacgataaaccgaggtcccgtgtgcagcacgcacttggcgcactgaaaaagaacccatggc
This genomic window contains:
- the LOC143289535 gene encoding protein HP-25 homolog 1-like, with the protein product MRRCFAHVKFSMISKTVCGLMILAAMLAVTSSGHVVKPVNDTAAVLRSHEMKLASLQAHLRALENGFAYALFHWRHPQASQALPSPHNHTHQTSSGNCGCAPATQQVAAFRADLGHADVAANAPIRFATTFVAGQGDYNPHTGIYTVFIPGVYLFGVQLFPQTSFDYHLDLYVSGGLKIRSRCNSNVAHHTSCSTSSVLRVQKGDTVWVQTWHGAKYWLGAHTFFYGALLSPSDP